From the genome of Nicotiana tabacum cultivar K326 chromosome 2, ASM71507v2, whole genome shotgun sequence:
acgactcaaaagaaataacactatttattttaaatatctcACCACAATATTACTCTCACtctattttctcacagactatAAAATAATGTGTGGATTACTCTCACAACTCTAATACTTCTCTCTTATTTTTGGCGTGTTTGAGATGAAACTCAATGGCTCTATTTATAAAGAAAGGAGCCGTCTAATTCAGCTAATCAAATTTGATTTTTGCAATTATTGCAAATTACAAATTTTTTAGCTGCCCATATACAATTTGAAAATTAGAACATAGACCCACCGTCCATAATCACAATTTCCTCCAATCATTTTTTTTAGATAGGTCCCACATCATCTTGAGTCCTTGAGTCGTAATATTAACTACGTTAATGATTTGCTGGTGAAATGAATTGGGGACAAGAAGAGGAAATCATCTCCAGAATAGCTCTCTGAAGGAGTAACACACAGACACACATCTAAATATATATAGAGAGTTAATGTCTTGCTTTAGCAGTGATATGAATATATTTTTTCCATGCCTTGCTAAGAAATATGCAGCTCCTTTTTTTATGGATTTTCAGAGGAACCAATTTGTTGATGTTATaggaaagaaaaatttgtcatCATTAACTTATTCAGATGTAGCCTGGACGTTCATTGGATGCTGCACATTGCGAGAACTTAGTGTAATATCCTGCTCTTTACTTCGATGGATTAAAATCTGAATTGTGCAAGTTGCAAGCAGCTTCTGTAGAGTACGTAGAGCTTATTTATGCAGTACTCGAAGAACAAATTGAAAAGCTTTAGGGCAATCCTTGtgatgttttaaaaaatatactgCTTATATATACTGTATACACTACCACCAACAATAACAaatccagtgtaatcccacatgtgggtctgagaagggtagtgtgtacgcacaccttacccctaccttgtggaggtagagaggctgtgTCCGAACTTGTATATACTGTATACATATTatcaaagaaaaaaattaatattccatatacatgtatatatagttaGAATTCGAGATATTGGTTGCAAATGCATGCACTTACTGCTTATACGCTCGATCCACATCATCCCTCCCCCAAATAAAATAATGCGAAGGGGGGAAatggaaaaaaattaaaagttaaattagGAGCCATAAGAAACGTAGGAACAAATCTTTATTTGTTCAGATCAAGAGTAACGTGCAAAACTGCAAATCAAAAAGCCTAAGAAACTATATATTTGCTCTCAATTAATCCTTATATATTGTACTTGTATGATATATTTTTCTCAGAATTGATACAAGGAAGAGAACTGCCATGGTTCGTTTTCTAAGGTCACGAACCAATAAAATACTACAACCATATATATACACTTAAAAAAATTGAGAAGATCCAGGGGAGGATTTTATCAGTGTGATAATTTGTAGGTGAACTTGCTTTCAACAATCTCAGCTTTCTTGCCTGCCTTCAAGTTATTCACAATTAAAGAACAGTTTGCAAGCACATTGAATTGCTTTAAACGACGTGTTCCGAACAGAACCTCCACAGGTACCTTAACTATCACCAATAATGGAACTTtgccatttttttcattttcttgcaTTGCCTCATATAGACCTGATCCAAACTGACTTTTTCCCTTGAGTTCAACCTGGATTATGGTTGTATTCTTATGTCCCTGATGGAAAGCTGGTAATTTTCCAGAACATAATGTTGAATCAGTGTAGGTCACGTTCATAGAGCTAGCTTCCCCGTAAGTTAGTTCTATCGCTTTGTTAGGATTCTCTGCTTTAATAGTGACAATAATAGCCATTGTGAGGGTGAAATCAGGTTGATATCCGAATTCCTTAACCTCAAGTGCTTCAACGTTGTAATGTGGTAATTTTGGTTGGTAGACCGTGTAGAAATAGAAGGCGAGGGCGGATACGAGAAGGATGATGAAAAATAGGATGCAATAGCAGC
Proteins encoded in this window:
- the LOC107813902 gene encoding NDR1/HIN1-like protein 6, yielding MHPHPPPYTKAPRYSGEYYYEERPRGGNPCLKCICCCYCILFFIILLVSALAFYFYTVYQPKLPHYNVEALEVKEFGYQPDFTLTMAIIVTIKAENPNKAIELTYGEASSMNVTYTDSTLCSGKLPAFHQGHKNTTIIQVELKGKSQFGSGLYEAMQENEKNGKVPLLVIVKVPVEVLFGTRRLKQFNVLANCSLIVNNLKAGKKAEIVESKFTYKLSH